A genomic segment from Chitinophaga niabensis encodes:
- a CDS encoding nucleoside-diphosphate kinase, with protein sequence MSNRTFTMIKPDAVENGHIGGILDKICAAGFRIVAMKQTKLSAEKAGEFYAVHKERPFYGELVEFMSSGHIVAAILEKSNAVEDFRKLIGATNPAQAEEGTIRKIYAESIGRNAVHGSDSDENAEIEGNFFFSGLEKF encoded by the coding sequence ATGAGTAACAGAACATTTACCATGATCAAGCCGGATGCCGTTGAAAACGGACATATCGGCGGTATCCTTGATAAGATCTGCGCGGCAGGTTTCAGGATCGTAGCAATGAAGCAAACGAAACTTTCTGCTGAGAAAGCGGGTGAGTTTTATGCAGTACACAAAGAGAGACCTTTTTATGGTGAGTTGGTTGAATTCATGAGTAGCGGGCATATTGTTGCTGCTATCCTGGAGAAGAGCAATGCCGTTGAGGATTTCCGTAAACTGATCGGGGCAACAAATCCTGCTCAGGCTGAAGAAGGTACTATCCGTAAGATCTATGCTGAGTCTATTGGCAGAAATGCGGTGCATGGGTCTGATTCTGACGAGAATGCTGAGATTGAAGGGAACTTCTTCTTCAGTGGGTTGGAGAAATTCTAG
- a CDS encoding DHH family phosphoesterase, whose amino-acid sequence MKPIEEIKPLLESPKKVVVTMHQKPDADAMGSSLAMCHYLRRKGHDVTVISPTNFPDFLKWMPGSDTVLDFESAQEKSIKALEGVELLFCLDFNTMSRTKTMEPYLEKLQCVKVLIDHHLEPQPDFDYGISDTTAASTAQLVYEIIYRLGDEHYIDNDIAQCIYAGTMTDTGSFRFASTSARVHRMVADLLERGLEHELIHQAIYDNFLENRLRFIGHSLLNRMEVYYEANTAIMAIPYSDLKRFDLQTGDTEGLVNFLLSIQGIKLAALIIDRNSEVKLSFRSKGNFDVNTFARKYFEGGGHFHASGGRSTDSLERTVQRFLKAMHENEDILQ is encoded by the coding sequence ATGAAGCCAATCGAGGAAATTAAACCGTTACTGGAAAGCCCCAAGAAAGTGGTGGTCACCATGCACCAGAAGCCCGACGCAGACGCAATGGGCTCGTCATTAGCGATGTGCCACTACCTCCGCCGCAAAGGCCACGACGTAACGGTGATATCGCCTACTAATTTCCCTGATTTCCTCAAATGGATGCCCGGTAGCGATACCGTCCTCGATTTTGAGTCAGCTCAGGAAAAATCCATCAAGGCCCTGGAAGGAGTGGAGCTCCTTTTCTGCCTGGATTTCAATACCATGAGCCGCACCAAAACCATGGAGCCCTACCTGGAAAAGCTCCAATGCGTAAAAGTCCTCATAGACCACCACCTGGAACCCCAGCCGGATTTCGACTACGGTATCAGCGATACCACCGCCGCTTCCACTGCTCAACTGGTCTACGAGATCATCTATCGCCTTGGAGATGAGCATTATATAGATAATGACATCGCCCAATGCATCTACGCAGGCACCATGACGGATACCGGCTCTTTCCGTTTTGCCAGTACCTCAGCCCGTGTTCACCGCATGGTGGCCGATCTGCTGGAAAGAGGCCTCGAACACGAACTCATCCACCAGGCCATATATGATAACTTCCTGGAAAACAGGCTCCGATTCATCGGCCACAGCCTGCTGAACCGCATGGAAGTCTATTACGAGGCCAATACAGCCATCATGGCCATCCCTTACAGCGATCTGAAAAGGTTCGATCTGCAAACCGGAGACACAGAAGGCCTGGTAAATTTCCTTTTGTCCATCCAAGGCATTAAATTAGCGGCTCTGATTATCGACCGGAATTCAGAAGTAAAGCTCTCTTTCCGTTCAAAAGGTAATTTTGACGTGAACACTTTCGCCCGTAAATATTTCGAAGGAGGTGGTCATTTTCATGCATCCGGTGGCAGAAGCACCGATTCGCTCGAAAGAACAGTGCAGCGCTTTCTGAAAGCCATGCATGAAAATGAAGATATATTGCAATAG
- a CDS encoding FKBP-type peptidyl-prolyl cis-trans isomerase: MKKNNLLLFASLGLLLASCGKSGPRKTPSGIEYTVAKEGKGDKLKVGDTILVYFASYLNDSLLMKSRDQSPNAIPMIVQKSTIKWDLMDGFAQLSEGDSAIFVLPIDSMPAEQRPPFAKPGDKMNVHFIVEGIYSSAKQTAKDEVAIKEYIDKNKLKTVKSPKGVYIAVTQEGTGEQPKNGDVVSVNYTGKLLDGTVFDSNTDSTIRPGMPLEPLTFPVGQGRVIPGWDDALAQLKKGSKATIVIPSALAYGLQGQGQTIKSNSVLVFNVELVDVKPAEAPAPAPAVEPAAAPKK; the protein is encoded by the coding sequence ATGAAAAAGAACAACCTGTTACTTTTTGCTTCACTGGGCTTGCTGCTGGCAAGTTGTGGTAAAAGCGGCCCGAGAAAAACACCGAGCGGTATCGAATATACCGTTGCGAAAGAAGGTAAAGGAGACAAACTGAAAGTAGGTGATACCATCCTGGTATACTTTGCCTCTTACCTGAATGATTCCCTTTTGATGAAATCAAGGGACCAATCTCCTAACGCTATCCCTATGATCGTTCAGAAATCTACTATTAAGTGGGATCTGATGGACGGTTTCGCTCAACTGTCTGAAGGAGACAGCGCAATCTTCGTTCTGCCGATCGATTCTATGCCAGCAGAACAAAGACCGCCATTCGCAAAACCAGGCGACAAAATGAATGTTCATTTCATCGTGGAAGGTATCTATTCTTCAGCTAAGCAAACTGCTAAAGACGAAGTAGCTATTAAGGAGTATATCGATAAGAATAAACTGAAAACCGTAAAATCCCCTAAAGGTGTTTATATCGCTGTAACCCAGGAAGGTACCGGCGAACAACCTAAGAACGGAGATGTGGTTTCTGTAAACTATACTGGCAAACTGCTGGATGGTACTGTGTTTGATTCTAACACTGATTCCACTATCCGCCCGGGTATGCCATTAGAACCATTGACCTTCCCTGTTGGTCAGGGCCGTGTTATTCCAGGATGGGACGATGCACTCGCTCAACTGAAAAAAGGTTCTAAAGCTACTATCGTAATCCCGTCTGCATTGGCTTACGGTTTACAAGGCCAGGGTCAAACCATCAAGAGCAACAGCGTTCTCGTTTTCAACGTAGAACTGGTGGATGTTAAACCTGCTGAAGCTCCGGCTCCCGCACCAGCTGTTGAACCTGCTGCTGCACCTAAAAAGTAA
- a CDS encoding thiol-disulfide oxidoreductase DCC family protein: MSLIILFDGVCKFCNGSVNFVIRHDKHNRFKFAPLQSAAGQDLLQQHGLKNNMDSFVLIDNDKAYTRSTAVLRVLRHLGFPYYLLYAGIVIPVGLRNLLYSWFAKNRYRWFGKKDQCMVPDEKVRKKFL, from the coding sequence TTGAGCCTGATCATCCTGTTTGACGGTGTTTGTAAATTCTGCAACGGCAGTGTGAACTTTGTGATCAGGCATGATAAGCACAACCGGTTTAAGTTTGCTCCTTTGCAGTCTGCTGCGGGGCAGGACCTGCTGCAACAACATGGGCTGAAGAATAACATGGATTCCTTTGTGCTGATAGATAACGATAAGGCCTATACGCGGAGTACGGCGGTGTTGCGAGTGCTTCGGCACCTGGGTTTTCCTTATTATCTGTTATATGCAGGAATAGTGATCCCGGTTGGTTTGCGGAACTTATTATATAGCTGGTTCGCGAAGAACAGGTATAGGTGGTTTGGGAAGAAGGACCAATGTATGGTGCCGGATGAAAAGGTGAGGAAGAAGTTTTTGTAG
- the purB gene encoding adenylosuccinate lyase — protein MMQLQALTAISPVDGRYRGQLEELAPYFSEFALIRYRVQVEVEYFIALADQKLFTLPKAKIPALRNIYQSFTIENAQLVKDTEKITNHDVKAVEYFLKNELKALGLEDKLEWIHFGLTSQDVNNTATPLLWKEAVEHVYLPAISNLIIHLKKLAKEWKAVPMLARTHGQPASPTRLGKEILVFVERLEGQIKLLGQIPFAAKFGGATGNFNAHHVAFPSINWEKFGNKFVNGVLGLQRMQYTTQIEHYDNLSAQFDTLKRVNNILVDFARDVWTYISMDYFKQKIKKNEVGSSAMPHKVNPIDFENAEGNLGLANALFEHLSAKLPISRLQRDLTDSTVLRNVGVPMAHTILAVKSLEKGLGKLILNAAKLQADLENNWAVVAEAIQTVLRRENYPQPYEALKELTRNGEQITQKTMLKFIDGLKISATLKKELKAITPHNYTGIH, from the coding sequence ATGATGCAATTACAAGCTTTAACTGCTATTTCCCCGGTAGACGGGCGTTACAGAGGACAACTGGAAGAACTGGCTCCCTATTTTTCCGAGTTTGCGTTGATACGCTACCGTGTACAGGTAGAGGTAGAATATTTCATAGCCCTGGCGGACCAGAAGCTTTTTACACTGCCAAAAGCCAAGATCCCTGCTTTAAGGAACATCTATCAATCTTTTACCATTGAAAACGCTCAACTGGTAAAGGATACAGAGAAGATCACCAACCACGACGTTAAAGCGGTGGAATATTTCCTGAAGAACGAACTGAAAGCCCTTGGCCTGGAAGATAAACTGGAGTGGATCCACTTCGGGCTTACTTCCCAGGATGTGAATAACACCGCTACTCCCCTGCTCTGGAAGGAAGCAGTAGAGCATGTTTACCTGCCTGCCATCTCCAACCTGATCATTCACCTGAAGAAACTGGCAAAGGAATGGAAAGCCGTTCCGATGCTGGCCAGAACACATGGTCAACCCGCATCTCCTACCCGTTTGGGCAAAGAGATACTCGTGTTTGTGGAAAGGCTCGAAGGCCAGATCAAATTATTAGGCCAGATACCTTTTGCAGCTAAATTTGGTGGTGCAACGGGGAATTTCAATGCGCACCATGTGGCTTTCCCTTCCATCAACTGGGAGAAGTTCGGCAATAAGTTTGTAAATGGGGTATTGGGCCTGCAAAGGATGCAATACACCACGCAGATTGAACATTACGATAACCTCTCTGCGCAATTTGATACTTTAAAACGTGTGAACAATATCCTCGTGGATTTTGCGCGTGATGTGTGGACGTATATCTCCATGGATTACTTCAAACAGAAGATCAAAAAGAACGAAGTGGGTTCTTCTGCGATGCCGCATAAAGTGAACCCCATCGACTTTGAAAATGCGGAAGGAAACCTTGGCCTGGCGAATGCTTTGTTTGAACACTTAAGTGCTAAACTTCCTATCTCCCGCTTGCAGCGCGACCTCACGGATTCCACTGTACTCCGCAATGTTGGTGTGCCAATGGCGCATACCATACTGGCTGTTAAATCCCTCGAAAAAGGTTTGGGCAAACTGATCCTCAACGCGGCGAAATTGCAGGCTGACCTGGAGAATAACTGGGCAGTTGTTGCCGAGGCGATACAAACTGTTTTGCGCCGTGAAAATTATCCGCAGCCTTACGAAGCGTTGAAAGAATTAACGCGTAACGGTGAGCAGATCACGCAGAAAACAATGCTTAAATTCATTGATGGCCTGAAGATCAGTGCTACCCTGAAGAAAGAGCTGAAAGCGATCACCCCTCATAATTATACCGGTATCCATTGA
- a CDS encoding menaquinone biosynthetic enzyme MqnA/MqnD family protein: MERKVKVAAVSYLNTKPLLYGFRDHKVLRSMELTMDYPAKIARQLIDGEVDLALVPVAIIPKLKEYHIIADFCIGAEGPVASVCLFSEVPLQEIKRIYLDYQSRTSVALLKVLVQEHWKLNVEFVETTGDYQDLIKGTDAGLVIGDRALRQRLVSPYIYDLGEAWVRFTSLPFVFAAWISNRPLPVEFIQQFNDANQIGLNNLPMVVSENGSPDYDLTTYYTQNISYRLTPAKRQGMQKFLSYLQ; encoded by the coding sequence TTGGAACGGAAAGTAAAAGTAGCGGCAGTTAGTTATTTGAATACGAAACCTTTATTATATGGTTTCAGGGATCATAAAGTGTTACGCTCCATGGAGCTGACAATGGATTATCCGGCTAAGATAGCCCGCCAGCTGATTGATGGAGAAGTAGATCTGGCCCTGGTGCCGGTGGCAATTATTCCAAAATTGAAAGAATACCATATCATCGCAGATTTCTGCATTGGTGCGGAAGGCCCTGTTGCCTCTGTTTGCCTTTTCAGCGAAGTACCCCTGCAGGAGATCAAACGCATTTACCTCGACTATCAAAGCCGTACTTCTGTAGCCCTTCTGAAGGTTTTGGTACAGGAACACTGGAAACTGAACGTGGAATTTGTGGAAACCACCGGAGATTACCAGGACCTGATCAAAGGAACCGACGCCGGGCTCGTAATTGGAGACCGTGCCCTCAGACAACGCCTCGTTTCCCCTTATATATATGATCTCGGCGAAGCCTGGGTCCGCTTCACCAGCCTGCCTTTTGTGTTCGCAGCCTGGATCAGCAACCGCCCGCTGCCTGTGGAATTCATCCAGCAGTTCAACGATGCCAACCAGATCGGGCTCAACAATCTCCCGATGGTAGTATCAGAGAACGGCAGTCCGGATTACGACCTCACCACTTATTATACCCAGAACATCAGTTACCGTTTAACGCCTGCAAAGCGGCAGGGCATGCAAAAGTTCCTCAGTTACCTGCAATAA
- a CDS encoding NADPH-dependent F420 reductase, whose protein sequence is MKAGIIGSGVVGTTIGQGLVRLGHSVMIGTRHPKQEKLQQWMMENSPGGSVGTFAETAAYGDVIFLCTNWSGTQNVIEQAGVWNFKKKIIIDITNPLDGKGPDKSGRLGLAPGNSNSGGEQVQAWLPDAHVVKALNTVGNLLMINPQFQEGDPTMLIAGNDNLAKKAVSEILRQLGWKDIADIGNIEMSRYLEGLAVIWCAIGFREGSWDHAFRLLRK, encoded by the coding sequence ATGAAGGCAGGCATCATTGGTTCTGGCGTGGTAGGTACTACCATAGGCCAGGGGCTGGTACGTTTAGGCCACTCCGTTATGATCGGAACACGGCATCCCAAACAGGAAAAACTACAGCAATGGATGATGGAAAACAGCCCTGGTGGCAGTGTTGGTACCTTCGCTGAAACAGCCGCCTATGGAGATGTGATCTTTCTTTGTACAAATTGGAGTGGTACGCAGAACGTGATCGAGCAAGCCGGTGTATGGAATTTTAAAAAGAAGATAATTATTGATATCACCAATCCCCTGGATGGCAAAGGGCCTGATAAATCCGGGAGGCTTGGACTGGCCCCCGGCAATAGCAATTCCGGAGGAGAACAGGTACAGGCCTGGTTACCCGATGCCCATGTAGTAAAAGCCCTCAACACCGTAGGCAACCTCCTGATGATCAACCCTCAGTTCCAGGAAGGAGATCCCACCATGCTCATTGCAGGAAACGATAACCTGGCCAAAAAAGCAGTCAGCGAGATCCTCCGTCAATTAGGCTGGAAAGACATTGCAGACATCGGCAACATCGAAATGAGCCGTTACCTGGAAGGGCTAGCGGTGATCTGGTGTGCTATCGGATTCCGGGAAGGCAGCTGGGACCACGCTTTCAGGTTACTGCGGAAGTAG
- a CDS encoding TCR/Tet family MFS transporter, which produces MADRQKWALSFIFITLLIDFTGFGIISPVVPKLIETLTGGDISDAAQYGGWLTFSYAIIQFVCAPILGGLSDRYGRRPVLLLSMFGMGVDYLFLAFAPSIFWLFVGRIILGFTGASITAASAYIADISTPEKRAQNFGLLGMALGIGFTLGPSIGGFASKLWGVHAPFLITAGMSLLNALYGYFILPESLKRENRRAFEWKRSNPVGTLKQLKNYQKIYSLLGAVFLIYTAVHAIQSNWTFYNMYKFNWEEDMVGLSLSLSGILLAIVQGGLIRIVLPKLGYHRAVYIGLLIYTTSFLLFGLATAGWMMFAILVLYSMGGVFGPSLQGIMSNQVSSSEQGELQGAMTSLISLSNIIGPLVMTGVFHFFTKKDTVFRFPGAPFFLASIMTSIAAVLAIRAFRKTTAVAETSAVKEESIREELLPQ; this is translated from the coding sequence ATGGCTGACAGGCAGAAGTGGGCGTTATCGTTCATCTTCATCACTTTACTGATCGATTTTACCGGGTTTGGCATTATTTCCCCCGTTGTTCCCAAACTAATTGAAACCCTTACCGGTGGCGATATTAGTGATGCTGCCCAATACGGTGGCTGGCTTACTTTTTCCTATGCCATTATACAATTTGTGTGTGCGCCTATCCTCGGAGGGCTGAGTGACCGTTACGGAAGGAGGCCCGTGCTCCTGCTTTCCATGTTTGGTATGGGCGTGGATTACCTTTTCCTGGCTTTTGCGCCTTCTATCTTCTGGTTATTTGTGGGAAGGATCATATTGGGATTCACCGGAGCCAGTATCACAGCGGCTTCCGCCTATATTGCAGATATCAGTACCCCTGAAAAACGGGCTCAGAACTTTGGCCTGCTGGGGATGGCTTTGGGGATAGGATTTACGCTGGGCCCCTCTATCGGAGGATTTGCCAGTAAGCTCTGGGGTGTTCATGCACCTTTCCTGATAACGGCGGGTATGTCTTTATTAAATGCGCTGTATGGTTATTTCATTCTGCCGGAATCCCTTAAAAGAGAGAACAGGCGGGCTTTTGAATGGAAACGTTCCAACCCGGTTGGTACTTTAAAGCAATTGAAGAACTATCAGAAGATCTATTCCCTGCTGGGCGCAGTTTTCCTGATCTATACTGCTGTTCATGCCATTCAAAGCAACTGGACGTTCTATAACATGTATAAATTCAACTGGGAAGAGGATATGGTGGGGCTTTCGCTTTCCCTTTCAGGGATCCTGCTGGCCATTGTGCAAGGTGGGCTGATCAGGATCGTTCTGCCGAAACTCGGCTACCATAGGGCAGTTTACATTGGTTTACTGATCTATACCACCAGCTTTTTGCTGTTTGGCCTGGCCACGGCCGGATGGATGATGTTTGCTATCCTGGTATTATATAGTATGGGCGGGGTCTTTGGGCCATCGCTGCAAGGTATTATGAGTAACCAGGTATCTTCTTCTGAACAGGGGGAATTACAGGGCGCTATGACCAGCCTGATCAGTTTGAGTAATATTATCGGGCCTTTGGTGATGACAGGGGTGTTTCACTTCTTTACGAAGAAGGATACGGTTTTCCGTTTCCCGGGAGCGCCATTCTTCCTGGCTTCTATTATGACTTCTATTGCTGCTGTGCTGGCTATCAGGGCATTCAGGAAAACTACTGCTGTTGCTGAGACTTCCGCTGTTAAGGAGGAAAGCATTCGGGAGGAACTACTTCCGCAGTAA
- a CDS encoding DUF1328 domain-containing protein → MLRWAVIFLIIAIVAAVFGFGGIAAGAVSIARILFFIFVVLFLISLIGGLLRK, encoded by the coding sequence ATGTTACGCTGGGCAGTTATTTTCCTGATCATCGCCATTGTGGCTGCAGTATTTGGATTCGGCGGGATCGCCGCTGGCGCTGTTTCTATCGCGCGTATCCTCTTCTTTATCTTCGTGGTATTGTTCCTGATCTCGCTGATCGGCGGTCTGCTAAGGAAGTGA
- the recF gene encoding DNA replication/repair protein RecF (All proteins in this family for which functions are known are DNA-binding proteins that assist the filamentation of RecA onto DNA for the initiation of recombination or recombinational repair.) — protein sequence MLSVSKIALTQFKNYSHRVFHFSRRIVGITGHNGSGKTNLLDAIYYLCFTKSYFSTAENQNVQYTTNGFRLEAHFVRHSRDEKIVCTVKEGKKEIALNEESYEKFSRHIGQFPAVMIAPDDAEIILGGSEDRRRWLDSLLSQLQPGYLDHLIAYHKVLQQRNSLLKSLAPSPDALLDVFDEQLVQHGVPIFEARKFFLQTFIGQVQQKYDYLAGRHEVVAFRYQSQLLERDLFELLAINRLRDKQMQRTTQGIHRDDLLFLLDEHPMKTSASQGQRKSFLFALKLAQYEAIREHKQFPPILLLDDVFEKLDQERVSRLIQLVQGPGYGQVFITDTHGERLLQAFSGNPEMIQLINMQESLP from the coding sequence TTGTTATCTGTTTCTAAAATAGCACTTACCCAATTTAAGAATTACTCCCACCGGGTATTCCACTTTTCCAGGAGGATTGTGGGCATCACCGGGCATAATGGTTCCGGCAAGACCAATCTGCTGGATGCCATATATTATCTCTGTTTCACCAAAAGCTATTTCAGTACGGCTGAAAACCAGAATGTGCAGTATACCACCAATGGTTTCCGGCTGGAAGCTCATTTTGTAAGGCATTCGCGGGACGAGAAGATTGTTTGTACGGTAAAGGAAGGGAAAAAGGAGATTGCACTGAATGAGGAAAGTTATGAGAAGTTCTCCCGCCATATTGGTCAGTTCCCGGCTGTGATGATTGCACCGGACGATGCAGAGATCATTCTCGGGGGAAGTGAAGACCGCCGCCGCTGGCTGGATAGTTTGCTTTCCCAGTTACAACCTGGCTACCTGGACCACCTGATCGCTTATCATAAGGTACTGCAACAACGGAACAGCCTCCTTAAATCACTGGCCCCCTCCCCTGACGCTTTGCTGGATGTGTTTGATGAACAACTGGTACAACATGGGGTGCCGATCTTCGAAGCCCGGAAGTTTTTCCTCCAGACCTTCATCGGACAGGTACAGCAGAAATATGATTACCTGGCAGGGCGTCATGAAGTAGTGGCTTTCCGGTATCAAAGCCAGCTCCTGGAGCGGGACCTGTTTGAATTGCTGGCCATTAACCGCCTGCGGGACAAACAAATGCAAAGGACCACACAGGGCATCCACCGGGACGATCTGTTGTTCCTGCTGGATGAACATCCCATGAAAACCAGTGCTTCCCAGGGCCAGCGCAAGAGTTTCCTCTTTGCCCTGAAACTGGCACAGTACGAAGCCATCCGGGAGCATAAACAGTTCCCTCCTATCCTTTTGCTGGATGATGTGTTCGAAAAGCTGGACCAGGAAAGGGTTTCCAGGCTCATCCAACTGGTGCAGGGGCCTGGTTACGGACAGGTGTTCATTACAGATACACACGGAGAACGGCTATTACAGGCATTCTCCGGCAATCCGGAAATGATCCAGCTGATCAATATGCAGGAATCACTTCCTTAG
- the pdhA gene encoding pyruvate dehydrogenase (acetyl-transferring) E1 component subunit alpha, with translation MKTKFSKETYLYWYELMLLLRRFEEKAGQLYGMQKIRGFCHLYIGQEAIAAGAMTATKPGDKFITAYRDHALAIAKGISPEACMAELYGKATGCSKGKGGSMHFFDKELGFFGGHGIVGAQIGTGAGLAFAEQYLGTDNAVLCFFGDGAARQGMLHETFNMAMLWKLPVVFICENNHYAMGTSVERTSNVLDIYKLADAYEMPADSIDGMSCEAVHEGVDRAIKRAREGGGPTLLEIKTYRYRGHSMSDPAKYRTKEEVEEYKDRDPLTVVLKTLQDNKWITDAELEAITERVKNKVEDSVNFAEESPWPSDDELLKDVYIQQDYPFIVD, from the coding sequence GTGAAAACGAAATTCTCCAAAGAGACCTATCTATACTGGTACGAATTGATGCTGTTACTGCGCCGCTTTGAAGAAAAAGCCGGGCAACTTTACGGTATGCAAAAGATCCGTGGATTCTGTCACCTTTACATTGGCCAGGAAGCGATCGCTGCCGGAGCCATGACAGCTACCAAACCCGGTGATAAATTCATTACGGCTTATCGTGATCACGCCCTGGCAATCGCTAAAGGTATTTCTCCTGAGGCCTGCATGGCGGAACTGTATGGTAAAGCAACAGGTTGTTCCAAAGGTAAAGGTGGCTCTATGCACTTTTTCGATAAAGAACTCGGTTTCTTTGGCGGTCACGGGATCGTAGGTGCGCAGATAGGTACAGGTGCTGGTTTGGCTTTTGCTGAGCAATACCTGGGTACGGATAACGCTGTACTTTGCTTCTTTGGTGATGGTGCTGCCCGCCAGGGTATGCTGCATGAAACCTTTAACATGGCCATGCTGTGGAAACTTCCCGTAGTGTTCATCTGCGAGAACAACCACTATGCAATGGGTACTTCTGTAGAACGTACTTCCAATGTACTGGATATCTATAAACTGGCAGACGCTTATGAAATGCCTGCTGATTCCATCGACGGAATGAGCTGCGAAGCGGTACACGAAGGAGTGGACAGGGCTATTAAACGTGCCCGTGAAGGTGGCGGACCAACCCTGCTGGAGATCAAAACTTACCGTTACCGCGGCCACTCTATGAGTGACCCCGCTAAATACCGCACCAAAGAAGAGGTAGAAGAGTATAAGGACAGGGATCCCCTGACTGTTGTGCTCAAAACACTGCAGGACAATAAATGGATCACTGATGCTGAACTCGAAGCCATCACTGAGCGCGTAAAGAATAAAGTGGAAGATTCCGTTAACTTCGCTGAAGAAAGCCCATGGCCTTCTGACGACGAATTGCTGAAGGATGTATATATCCAGCAGGATTATCCATTCATCGTAGACTAA
- a CDS encoding tetratricopeptide repeat protein, whose translation MSDNKTNTKQPAPAAKNQDFDLQHTADRAQDFYTRNKNVINIGLLAVVVIIGGFFGYNRFVKAPNEKKAQEAIFGAQNFFAGDSFKLALNGDGNTYGFLQVIDKYGGTKAGNLAKYSAGVCYVKLGDYQKGIDQLKAFSSSDLVIQSLANGLIGDAYMELNKTDDAVSYYKKAGAADNMLTSPIYLLRAGLALEKANKPQDAIAVYEQIKQKYPQTNEGREIEKYLARLGVVK comes from the coding sequence ATGTCAGATAATAAAACAAACACCAAACAACCGGCACCAGCCGCTAAGAACCAGGACTTTGATCTGCAGCACACGGCAGACAGGGCACAGGACTTCTACACCAGGAACAAAAATGTGATCAACATCGGCTTACTCGCCGTAGTGGTGATCATCGGAGGTTTCTTTGGTTACAATCGTTTTGTAAAAGCGCCCAACGAAAAGAAAGCACAGGAAGCCATCTTCGGTGCACAGAACTTCTTTGCCGGGGATTCTTTCAAGCTGGCACTCAACGGAGACGGTAACACCTACGGTTTCCTGCAGGTGATAGACAAATATGGCGGAACAAAAGCAGGCAACCTCGCTAAATACAGCGCAGGCGTTTGTTATGTGAAACTGGGCGATTACCAGAAAGGTATCGATCAGCTGAAAGCCTTTTCCAGCAGTGATCTCGTGATCCAATCCCTTGCAAACGGGCTGATCGGGGATGCTTACATGGAACTGAATAAAACAGACGATGCCGTTTCTTATTATAAGAAAGCAGGCGCTGCTGACAACATGCTCACTTCCCCCATCTACCTGCTGCGTGCAGGCCTGGCGCTGGAAAAAGCAAACAAACCGCAGGACGCTATTGCGGTATACGAACAGATCAAACAAAAATACCCACAGACGAACGAAGGCCGTGAGATTGAGAAATACCTGGCCAGACTGGGAGTGGTGAAATAA
- the ribH gene encoding 6,7-dimethyl-8-ribityllumazine synthase: MSIYNQTLLNDAGILHLEGASVVIAYTEWNDFIVNELVAGCERSLDQYKTKFTKAVVPGAFELPFACRQIWEQTKGTGSQPSAIIAFGCVIRGETPHFDYVCKAVTDGILQLNLELPVPVIFGILTVDNIEQAKDRLGGAHGHKGEEAALTALKMISFQRQLARI; encoded by the coding sequence ATGTCTATATATAATCAGACCTTACTCAACGACGCTGGCATTCTTCACCTGGAGGGTGCCAGTGTTGTTATTGCATATACGGAATGGAACGACTTTATTGTAAATGAGCTGGTAGCGGGCTGCGAACGCTCACTGGACCAATACAAGACAAAGTTCACCAAAGCCGTGGTACCTGGCGCCTTTGAATTACCCTTTGCCTGCAGGCAGATCTGGGAACAAACAAAGGGTACCGGTTCACAACCCTCCGCTATCATAGCCTTTGGCTGTGTGATAAGAGGAGAGACCCCTCACTTTGATTACGTTTGTAAAGCCGTAACAGACGGTATCCTGCAACTCAACCTTGAACTCCCCGTACCTGTTATATTTGGTATACTCACTGTGGATAACATCGAACAGGCCAAAGACCGTCTCGGTGGTGCCCATGGTCATAAGGGAGAGGAAGCTGCGCTTACCGCCCTGAAAATGATCAGCTTCCAGAGGCAGCTGGCCAGGATTTAA